A window from Montipora capricornis isolate CH-2021 chromosome 7, ASM3666992v2, whole genome shotgun sequence encodes these proteins:
- the LOC138055684 gene encoding uncharacterized protein, with translation MRGLTMHVCVAFLWMWEPRDTFGCGNLRDTFDRIHSPATLDVTLTTPPTLIILQSLRKKGVLNPSQWEKLYPPATTSPSVSSTNFDITLLTLLLRHICHLRPPASTGNWDALPLGFDNSTEANIARIKYYRNNVCAHASQAAIDDPAFNALWDNISNALLALGSGKGYATVVTRLKTECMDPDVEEHYRKVLRKRKKENDSLKDKLEELQEMLNQFMLEERSDRSKLRKIEAGDDDYGDSGNCGYGDYYYGDSGDCGYGDYYYGDSGDCGSGDYYYGGDCGYGDYYYGDSGNCGYGDYYYGDSGNCGYGDYYYGDSGNCGYGDYYYGDSGNCGYGDYYYGDSGDCGSGDDDYGDSGDCGSGDDDYGDNRDCGYVDDDYSDSGDSGSGDDDYGDSDDCGSGDDDYGDSDDCGSGDDDYGDSGDSGSGDDDYGDSDDCGSGDDDYGDSDDCGSGDDDYGDSDDCGSGDDDYGDSGDSGSGDDDYGDSDDCGSGDDDYGDSDDCGSGDDDYGDSDDCGSGDDDYGDSDDCGSGDDDYGDSDDCGSGDDDYGDSGDCGSGDDDYGDSGDSGSGDDDYGDSGDCGSGDDDYGDSDDCGSGDYYYGDSGDCGSGDDDYGDSGDCGSGDDDYGDNRDCGYVDDDYSDSDCGYADRDYGYT, from the exons ATGAGGGGACTAACTATGCACGTCTGTGTCGCCTTCTTGTGGATGTGGGAACCCAGGGACACCTTTGGATGTGGGAACCTCAGGGACACCTTTGACAGAATACATTCTCCAGCCACTCTGGACGTGACTTTGACAACTCCTCCTACCCTCATCATATTGCAATCGCTGCGAAAAAAAGGAGTTTTAAATCCTTCACAGTGGGAGAAGCTCTATCCACCTGCAACCACCTCTCCATCTGTGTCAtcaaccaattttgacattaCACTTCTGACTTTGCTGCTGAGGCATATATGTCACTTACGTCCTCCTGCGAGTACTGGAAACTGGGACGCGCTTCCCTTAGGTTTTGATAACAGCACTGAAGCCAACATAGCAAGAATCAAGTATTACCGAAACAATGTGTGTGCACACGCCAGCCAGGCAGCTATTGACGATCCAGCATTCAATGCGCTATGGGATAATATCAGCAATGCGCTTCTGGCACTTGGATCTGGCAAAGGTTATGCAACTGTCGTTACCCGGCTGAAAACTGAATGTATGGATCCTGATGTTGAAGAGCACTACCGAAAGGTGctgaggaagaggaagaaagaaaATGATAGCCTCAAGGACAAGCTTGAAGAACTGCAAG AAATGCTGAACCAATTTATGTTAGAGGAAAGAAGTGACAGGAGCAAGCTCAGGAAAATCGAAG CTGGTGACGATGACTATGGGGATAGTGGCAACTGTGGCTATGGCGACTATTACTATGGGGATAGTGGCGACTGTGGCTATGGCGACTATTACTATGGGGATAGTGGCGACTGTGGCTCTGGTGACTATTACTATGGTGGCGACTGTGGCTATGGCGACTATTACTATGGGGATAGTGGCAACTGTGGCTATGGCGACTATTACTATGGGGATAGTGGCAACTGTGGCTATGGCGACTATTACTATGGGGATAGTGGCAACTGTGGCTATGGCGACTATTACTATGGGGATAGTGGCAACTGTGGCTATGGCGACTATTACTATGGGGATAGTGGAGACTGTGGCTCTGGTGACGATGACTATGGCGATAGTGGTGACTGTGGCTCTGGTGACGATGACTACGGCGATAATAGAGACTGTGGCTATGTTGACGATGACTATAGCGATAGTGGTGACTCTGGCTCTGGTGACGATGACTATGGCGATAGTGATGACTGTGGCTCTGGTGACGATGACTATGGCGATAGTGATGACTGTGGCTCTGGTGACGATGACTATGGCGATAGTGGTGACTCTGGCTCTGGTGACGATGACTATGGCGATAGTGATGACTGTGGCTCTGGTGACGATGACTATGGCGATAGTGATGACTGTGGCTCTGGTGACGATGACTATGGCGATAGTGATGACTGTGGCTCTGGTGACGATGACTATGGCGATAGTGGTGACTCTGGCTCTGGTGACGATGACTATGGCGATAGTGATGACTGTGGCTCTGGTGACGATGACTATGGCGATAGTGATGACTGTGGCTCTGGTGACGATGACTATGGCGATAGTGATGACTGTGGCTCTGGTGACGATGACTATGGCGATAGTGATGACTGTGGCTCTGGTGACGATGACTATGGCGATAGTGATGACTGTGGCTCTGGTGACGATGACTATGGCGATAGTGGTGACTGTGGCTCTGGTGACGATGACTATGGCGATAGTGGTGACTCTGGCTCTGGTGACGATGACTATGGCGATAGTGGTGACTGTGGCTCTGGTGACGATGACTATGGCGATAGTGATGACTGTGGCTCTGGTGACTATTACTATGGGGATAGTGGAGACTGTGGCTCTGGTGACGATGACTATGGCGATAGTGGTGACTGTGGCTCTGGTGACGATGACTACGGCGATAATAGAGACTGTGGCTATGTTGACGATGACTATAGCGATAGTGACTGTGGCTATGCTGACCGTGACTACGGCTATACATAA